A region of the Vibrio tubiashii genome:
CAACCATTGCTGAAGTTAGATTGTTTAAGTTCTCTTTCGCGTGAATATCTAAATCGATATTGTCTGATAGGAAGTTTGAGAATTGACGAACAACGTAGTTAAGCACGTCATCGACCAGATCTTCGCGAGTAGGGAAGTAGTTGAAGACAGTAGCCACAGAAACCTGCGCAATTTCTGCGATGTCAGCGTGACCACCGCGGCCGATACCACGACGAGCGAACACTTCCAGTGCGATTTCCATTAGTTGCTGTTTTCGTTTTTGCGGTGAAAGACGCGTACGCGGTCTTTTAGCAATTGAGTCCATAATTAATTTCCTTGCCAAATGAGTTGTTTATATTTGTTTGGGCTTTTTGCCCTATTTATTAATTTATAATTTGCTGACGCCCTATGAGTGTAATGGTGCATATGGTTAAGGTCAACGGTTTCAGTCTATTTTATAATCACTTTTGTTAATATCGTGCTAAAGATCAATAAGAAATAATCCTGTGTTTCATGAATTATTTAGGCAAACGTTTTTCCTTGTCGCATGCTGGTGGTAAACTACGCGCCTAAATCTTGAGTGACTAAAGGGTCTGTTGACCTTTCGAGCTGATTTTTGCAGCAGTTTGTGGGTTCTTTATGCAAGGCAGAGGCTTTGAATTGTAGTTGCCCTACCTGATAAGCCGATAACGCAGCAGAAGGGAGCCACAAACGCTGCCCGAAGGGTTCGGCTAAAATCGTTTTTTGCTTTGTTAAGGGGTATTTACTTAGAATGCTAGGTTACACACCCCTTGCCGCGCCTAAAACGATTTTATCTCGAACAAAATTTAACCGCGAAAGGTCAACAGACCCTAGCTACGCTCTATACAGCTAACGTGAAAAACGAGATTGGTATGAAACATACAGTAGAAGTAATGATTTCTGAGCAGGAAGTCAGTGAACGAGTTAAAGAGCTAGGCAAGCAAATTAGCGAGCACTACAAGGGCAGCGAAGATGTGGTTCTAGTGGGGCTTCTGCGTGGATCATTTGTATTCATGGCTGACTTAGCGCGTGCGATCGACCTGACTCACCAAGTGGATTTCATGACCGCTTCTAGCTACGGCAATACAATGGAAAGTTCGCGAGATGTTCGTATCTTGAAAGATCTTGATGATGATATTAAAGGCAAAGATGTCCTGCTAGTCGAAGACATTATCGATACGGGCAACACTTTGAACAAAGTAAAAGAGATCCTAAGCCTTCGTGAGCCTAAGTCGATTGAAATCTGTACGCTACTAGATAAGCCTTCTCGTCGTGAAGTTGCAGTAGACGTGAAGTGGATTGGTTTTGAAATTCCAGATGAGTTTGTTGTTGGTGTTGGTATCGACTACGCACAAAAATACCGTCATTTACCTTACATTGGCAAAGTGGTTCCTCAAGAGTAACCTAATATTTAAAGCCGAATACAGTAAAACGCCCGCTAACTTAGCGGGCGCTTTTTATGGAATAGAGCATAGGTAGCCGGTTAACGACACAGAAGCTTGTGTTGCGGGTTTAGGACGCTTTCCATCGCTTTTTGGTAAGAGCTATCTACGCTTTCACGAGAATTAGAACGAGCGCCTAAGTACTCTAACTTACCATCACCGATGCCATAGACCACGCCATGAATCTCAATATCTTGTCCACGCTCCCAAGCGTTTTGCATAATGGTTGAGTTAGCAAGGTTGTAAACTTGCTCAACGACATTGATCTCGCCGAGTTTATCTGCGCGATCTTGCTCTGGCATGGTTTCTAGGTAATCACGATGCTTAAAATAGAGATCGCGGATATGCAGTAACCAGTTGTTGATTAAGCCTAGCTGAGGGTTATCAATAGCCGCTTTGACGCCACCACAGCCATAGTGACCACAGACAATGACATGTTTTACTTTCAATACGTCTACGGCGTACTGCACCACGGATAAGCAGTTAAGGTCAGTATGGATAACTTGGTTCGCGACGTTGCGGTGTACAAACAGCTCACCAGAGTAGAGTCCGGTCAATCGTTCTGCTGGGACTCGGCTATCTGAACAGCCAATCCATAGGAAGCCTGGGCTTTGCCCTTGCTCCAATTTGGCAAAGTATTCGGGACGCTCCGCTTTGATCGACTCGGACCATTTCGAATTGTTCTCAAATAACTGTTTAATTTCCGGCATCTTACTCACAACCCTTAATAAAAACTTGCATCACTATACACAATGTTACAATTCCCTTCCCGTCAAAATTGGGTAAAACGGCACTCATCTGACGTGTTCGAGCGCCAAAAATCATAAACTTAGTCGCTATCCTAACTAATGGTTATAACGTATGAGTGATGAGATGTAATTAACACTTATCTCTTTCAAGTAACATTTGTTAAGGTGATGGAGTTAGCTACATTTCGCAGCAAATTTATTACATTTCGCGTAATGTTTAGCTACAAAAACTAAGGTTATTTTTTTAACTGCTCTCAATAACCAGAATAACCTAAAACCAGTACGTTGTGACTAGGTCCAAATCAAATCTCTGTTGCTCTCTATAGAGCCGCGGAAACGTTTTTGGGCTATGACGTGTTAGACATGGAGTAACGTTTTGTTTGTTAGTCGTTTTGAAGATATGAATCTCAAAGGAGATTTATTTGGTGGTGTCACCACGGCTATTATCTCGTTGCCTTTGGCGCTAGCCTTTGGTGTGGCTTCCGGTGCCGGAGCTGAAGCGGGTTTGTGGGGCGCGATCATGGTCGGTCTGTTCGCTGCTCTGTTTGGTGGGTCAAACACACTAATCTCTGAGCCTACCGGTCCAATGACGGTTATCATGACCGCGGTGTTGACTAGCATGATGGCTAAGTACCCTGAAACAGGGATGGCGATGACCTTTACGGTTGTCATGATGGCCGGCGCATTTCAAGTTTTACTCGGGACATTAAAGTTAGGAAAATACGTAACTTTGATGCCATATAGCGTGATATCCGGCTTTATGTCAGGTATTGGCGTTATTTTGATTATATTACAAATATCACCACTACTGGGGCAAGCTGCGCCTGCTGGTGGTGTTATGGGAACCCTGTCAGCGATCCCTGATATTGTCGCCAATATGAAGTTTAGCGAGCTGTTTTTAGGCTTACTAACGCTTGGTATTCTGTTTTTCTTCCCCAAGAAATATCGCCGCTATGTACCTGCACAGCTGGTCGCTTTGGTCGCGGTGACCTTACTCTCGGTCATCATCTTCGATACAGAATCTATTCGCCGTATAGGTGAAATTCCAGCAGGTCTGCCATCATTGGTGATCCCTCATATTGATGCTGCGATGTTTACCGAGATGGTTATTGATGCCTTGGTGCTTGGTACATTGGGCTGTATTGATACCTTGTTGACAGCGGTAATTGGTGACTCTTTGACGCGTAAAGAGCACGACTCCGACAAGGAGCTGCGAGGGCAAGGGTTAGCAAATATCATCTCTGGTCTATTTGGCGCTTTACCTGGCGCAGGTGCGACCATGGGGACGGTAACCAATATTCAAGTCGGGGCTCGTTCTCCTTTATCTGGCGTGGTTCGTGCGTTAATGCTCGCTTTGGTGGTACTGGTTGCTGGTGGGCTAACAGAACCAATCCCAATGGCTGTACTGGCCGGTATTGCGGTGTACGTAGGTTTTAATATCCTAGACTGGAGCTTTATCCAACGTGCTCACAAGGTTAGCTTTGCGGGTATGGCGGTGATGTACGGCGTAATGCTGTTGACGGTGTTCGTTGATTTGATTGTAGCGGTTGGTCTTGGTGTATTTATTTCAAATATCATCATCATTGAACGCTTAAGTCGTGAACAAGCTCGTCAGGTTAAAGCCATCAGTGATGCGGATGAAGATGATGTACCGCTCACCGATAGCGAACGTGGATTGCTCGATATGGCGAATGGCAAGGTGTTGTTCTTCTATCTTTCTGGGCCAATGATCTTCAGTGTTTCAAAAGCGATATCTCGTCAACATACCAGTATTTCAGATTATGAAGTGATGATCTTAGATCTGACCGATGTGCCTATGATTGACGTAACGGTTGGCTTGGCACTTGAGAATGCGATTAAAGATGCTCTCGATGCCAATTGTCAGGTTTATTTGCTGTGTCCGAACGAGAAAACTCGCCAGCAACTAGAGAAATTCCACGTAATTGATTTGGTTCCTCAAGACAATACCTTCAAGTTCCGCTACGAAGCACTTCGCGCGGCAGTTAAGCATGTTGATACCGATGAGCATCAGTTAGAAGCTGTATAAACAACGAATTATATAAGATATCTGACGCCACTAGAGGAAACGCTAGTGGCGTTTTTTTATCTCGATAGCATTCATTTCCAAACTATTCGAAAGGTTTAATTGTAATCATCGTTATTCAACGATAAACTGATTTACAAATAAGATGTAGCAATGGCAATCGTAAATAATATGTATGCATTAGAAATCGAGCAGCTGCGTAAAACCTATGCGGGTGGGTTTGAAGCGCTTAAAGGCATTAGTTTAAATGTCGCCAAAGGGGATTTTTACGCCTTACTTGGGCCAAACGGAGCAGGTAAGTCGACCACCATAGGGGTTATCTCTTCGCTAGTGAACAAGACTTCAGGTGAAGTTAAGGTGTTTGGCTATGACATCGACAAAGATTTAGAGCTCGCTAAGCAAAACCTTGGCTTAGTGCCGCAAGAATTTAACTTTAATCAGTTCGAAACCGTCGAACAGATTGTGCTGCAACAAGCTGGTTATTACGGCGTTCCTAAGCAACTTGCTAAAGACAGAGCTAAAAAGTATCTAACTAAGCTCGATCTTTGGGAAAAACGTAGCGAACGTGCAAGAAATCTTTCTGGTGGTATGAAACGTCGTTTGATGATTGCTCGCGCGCTCATGCATGAACCACAACTGCTTATTCTCGATGAGCCGACTGCTGGGGTTGATATCGAATTACGTCGCTCAATGTGGGAGTTCTTGAAAGAGATCAACTCACAGCAAGGTATCACCATAATCTTAACCACCCACTACCTAGAAGAAGCGGAAATGCTGTGTCGTAACATAGGGATCATCAACAAGGGCGAGCTGATTGAAAACACCACGATGAAGGATCTGCTTGGTAAACTCCATGTTGAGACCTTTATTCTCGACTTAGCAGAAGGTAGCTCAGAACCACATTTGTCTGGGGTAAATAGCCAGACATTTATCAATGGATCTTTGGAGATTGAAATTGAAAAGACACAAGGTTTGAATGCGATCTTTACCCAACTTACCGAGCAAGGTATTCAAGTCTTGTCTATGCGTAACAAAGCAAACCGTTTAGAAGAACTATTTGTCAGCATTGTTAGAGAAGGAGGGAAGTAAGATGTATCAGCTATATTGGACAGCCTTTTGTAGTCTGCTAACAAAAGAGGTCAATCGATTTACTCGTATTTGGGTTCAGACCTTAGTTCCGCCTGCGATTACGATGACACTCTACTTCATTATCTTCGGTAGCCTGATCGGCTCGCGTATTGGTGAGATGAACGGCTTTAGCTATATGGAGTATATCGTTCCGGGGTTGATTATGATGTCGGTGATCACCAACTCATATTCTAATGTCGCGTCGTCATTCTTCAGTGCCAAGTTCCAGAAAAACATTGAAGAGTTGCTTGTAGCACCTGTGCCAAACTATGTGATCATTCTTGGTTTTGTTATGGGTGGTGTAGTACGTGGCTTGCTTGTTGGTACTATCGTCACCTTCGTCTCGCTTTTCTTTGTTGATCTTCAGGTCGATCACTGGGGCATTATTATTGCGACGGTATTTATGACCTCGGTGGTGTTCTCACTCGGTGGCTTGATCAATGCCGTGTATGCTAAGACCTTCGATGATATTTCGATCATCCCGACCTTTGTTCTGACACCTCTGACATACTTAGGTGGTGTGTTTTACTCAATTAGCTTGTTGCCTGAGTTCTGGCAAGGTGTATCTAAGATCAACCCGATCGTCTACATGGTCAACGCTTTCCGCTATGGTTTCTTAGGCGTCTCTGATGTCGGTATTGTGACTTCGTTTAGCGTACTGGGTGTGTTTGTGGTTGCTTTGTATGCGGTAGCCCATTACCTAGTGACTCGCGGAATAGGGTTGCGTAGTTAGCAGTTTACTGGGAACGGACTTCGTCCTATGGAGAGCGGGAGCGCTTCGCTTTTGGAAAACGGGAGCGGGCTTCACCCTTCAAGAAGAGGGATGGGGGAATGGTATGTATTCCAAAACGGGCAAAATCATCCCGCATCCCTTCTCCGTGAGCGAAGCGTTCCTAAACGAAAAAGGCTTGGTGCAATGCACCAAGCCTTTAATTTTTTCGCTTTTGCTTGTCGCTATTCGGCGCTTTCTGATGGTGCTTCTGCCGTTTCTTCTTCTTTCGATTCAACTACCATTTCGACAACTTGGTTATCGATCAGGCGAGCTTTACCTAAGAAAGCAGACATTAGAATCACAGCTTGAGTGGTATCGGCAGTGATCGCTTGCAGGGTGCGGGCGTCGCGAATAAAGATCTCATCAGGCTGTAGGCCTGCTGCGCGAAGCTGATCATTGGCATCTTCAATCACAGACGCGTAGTCATCGCGTCCGCCTCGCATAGCGCTGCTAATCCAACGCATAGTACGAGCTAAGACAGGAGCACGCTGACGCTCATCAATGGTCAGAAGGCCGTTACGTGAGCTCATTGCTAAGCCATCCATTTCACGCACTGTTGGCACACCAATGATTTCGATATCCATAGCCAAGTCTTCGGTCATCTTGCGAATTACGGCTAGCTGTTGGAAATCTTTCTCACCAAAACAAGCGAAATCAGGCTGAACAATATTGAAAAGCTTGCTTACCACAGTGGCGACACCACGGAAGTGACCTGGGCGTGAGGCACCTTCAAGGATGTTAGATAGACCCGGAACCTCCACAGAGGTTTGATTCTCTACCCCGTTTGGATAGATGATTTCAGGCGTCGGAGTAAAGACAACTTCAACACCTTCACCGCCTAGTTTGGCAAGATCATCTTCCAAGGTGCGAGGGTAGTTGTTTAGATCGTCCGCACGGTCAAACTGCATTGGGTTAACAAAGATGCTCACCACAACAATTTCGGCGTGCTCACGAGCTTTACGAACTAAGGTTAAGTGGCCTTCGTGCAGGTTGCCCATGGTTGGAACAAAAGCCACCTTGCGTCCATCTCGCTTGTACTGCTTAATCTGCTCTCTAAGAGCGGCAATTTCAGCAAAAGTTTGCATGACTATAATCCTTACGCGATGGTATGTGCGTCGCCAGGGAAAGCTCCGCTTTCGACATCTTCCTTGTATTTAGCTACAGCTTTGCGCATGTCGCCAGTTTCAGCAAGGAAGTTTTTCGAGAATTTTGGCATGTAGTTCGCTGCAATACCGAACATATCGTGCATAACTAGGATTTGGCCATCAGTAGCATTTCCGGCACCAATACCAATCACTGGCACATCACACACTTCGGTGATGCGTGCGGCAAGTTCTTTTGGAACACATTCAAGCAAAATGATCTGTGCGCCTGCTTCTTGCAGAGCCAGTGCATCACGAACCATGCGATCGGCTTTATCTTGCTCGCGACCTTGTACCTTGAAACCACCAAAGATATTCACCGATTGTGGAGTCAGTCCTAGATGGGCACACACAGGTACCGCGCGCTCCGTAAGCATTTTCACAGTGTCGACTAGCCAGTCGCCACCTTCAATTTTTACCATGTTTGCACCAGCACGCATCAGAGTTGCGGCATTTTCACATGCTTGCTCTGGTGTGGCATAGCTCATAAATGGCATATCAGCCATCAATAAACAGTTAGGGCTACCAGCACGAACACAGCGAGTATGGTAAGCAAGTTCTTCAACCGTCACTGGTAACGTTGAAGTTTCACCTTGAAGCACCATACCTAGCGAGTCGCCTACTAGCAGTACTGGCATCTCTTGGCTTTCGAATAGCTGAGCGAAGCTCGCATCGTAAGCGGTAGAAGTTGCAAATTTACGACCTTCTTGCTTCCATTTCATTAGGTCGTTGATAGAAATTTTTTTCATGATTTTTCCTTACAGGAGTTGGCTATGATTGCCAAATACGCAGACCGTTTTGCTCAACGACTTTGAGTAAGTCTTCCAGTCTGGTCCCACATGGGAGGGTTAAATTTGGTGCGATTTCTGCGAGCGGGTAGAGTACGAACTCTCGCTCTTTCATTCCGTAGTGAGGGACGACTAGGCGCTCGGAATCCATCACCTCATTGCCATAAAGCAGAATATCGAGATCTAAGGTTCTTGGACCCCAACGCTCTTCTTTACGGACGCGCCCTTGCTCTTGTTCAATAGCTTGAGTGCTATTAAGCAGTTCAAGTGGCGTTAATTTTGTTTTTACTTCAACCACGGCATTGATGTAGTCAGGTTGGTCTTGAGGGCCCATCGGTGTACTGCTGTACAAAGATGAGCTACGCACGAACTCTGACTTAGGAAGTTGTTTTAGTGCATCAATAGCCGCATTGGCTTGAGAGACAGGATCGCTAAGATTACTGCCTACTGCGATAAAGACCGTGATCATGACGAAGCCTTAGGCTTTTTCTTACGGTAGTTCTTGCGGCGACGCTGCTTTGGTAGGCCTTCAGCTGAAGAATCTAAGTCGGCAACCATTGCTTGACGCATATTGCGACCTGCATTTTGGAAGGTTTCCCACCATTTGGCTAATAGCTCGGTATCACCTTGTTCAATCTCACCGCGCATCTCAAGGAAATCGAAGCCTGCACGGAATTTGTTCAGTTCCATTAGGCGGAAAGCGCGTTTACCGTTGCGACGGGGCATGCGAAGCTGTAATTGCCAGATTTCGCGAATTGTTGCCGTATGGCGGCGTGGAATGGCGATGGTGCGTACCTGATCATCAAGTACGTAGTTGCTCGCTTCCATGATCGCGTCATAGAAAGAGAGCTTACGCTTCTCCATCAATTGCTTAGCTTTCTCTTGCAGTGGGTACCACAGCATAGCAGCGAACATAAACGCTGGGTTAATGCGTTTACCTTCTTCAATGCGCTGATCGGTAGAATCTAATACCAGATCAAGCATCTGCTCAGTTTGCGATGAGTAATCTTCAGTAAAGAACTCTGAAATCGTTGGGAACAACTGTTGGAACAAGTTGTATTCACGCATCAGGTGGTAAGTTTCTAGACCATGGCCTGATTGCAGCATCTTTAATGATTCTTCATAAAGACGTGCGGGTGGAATGTCCTGAAGTAAAGTCGAAAGCTCTTCAATCGGCTCTGCGGTGTCTTCTTCAATATCAAAGTCGAGTTTAACCGCAAAGCGAATCGCACGCAGCATACGTACTGGGTCTTCGCGATAGCGAGTTTCAGGATCACCGAGTAAGCGAATCA
Encoded here:
- the folK gene encoding 2-amino-4-hydroxy-6-hydroxymethyldihydropteridine diphosphokinase, with protein sequence MITVFIAVGSNLSDPVSQANAAIDALKQLPKSEFVRSSSLYSSTPMGPQDQPDYINAVVEVKTKLTPLELLNSTQAIEQEQGRVRKEERWGPRTLDLDILLYGNEVMDSERLVVPHYGMKEREFVLYPLAEIAPNLTLPCGTRLEDLLKVVEQNGLRIWQS
- the panB gene encoding 3-methyl-2-oxobutanoate hydroxymethyltransferase — translated: MKKISINDLMKWKQEGRKFATSTAYDASFAQLFESQEMPVLLVGDSLGMVLQGETSTLPVTVEELAYHTRCVRAGSPNCLLMADMPFMSYATPEQACENAATLMRAGANMVKIEGGDWLVDTVKMLTERAVPVCAHLGLTPQSVNIFGGFKVQGREQDKADRMVRDALALQEAGAQIILLECVPKELAARITEVCDVPVIGIGAGNATDGQILVMHDMFGIAANYMPKFSKNFLAETGDMRKAVAKYKEDVESGAFPGDAHTIA
- the panC gene encoding pantoate--beta-alanine ligase, which encodes MQTFAEIAALREQIKQYKRDGRKVAFVPTMGNLHEGHLTLVRKAREHAEIVVVSIFVNPMQFDRADDLNNYPRTLEDDLAKLGGEGVEVVFTPTPEIIYPNGVENQTSVEVPGLSNILEGASRPGHFRGVATVVSKLFNIVQPDFACFGEKDFQQLAVIRKMTEDLAMDIEIIGVPTVREMDGLAMSSRNGLLTIDERQRAPVLARTMRWISSAMRGGRDDYASVIEDANDQLRAAGLQPDEIFIRDARTLQAITADTTQAVILMSAFLGKARLIDNQVVEMVVESKEEETAEAPSESAE
- a CDS encoding ABC transporter permease — its product is MYQLYWTAFCSLLTKEVNRFTRIWVQTLVPPAITMTLYFIIFGSLIGSRIGEMNGFSYMEYIVPGLIMMSVITNSYSNVASSFFSAKFQKNIEELLVAPVPNYVIILGFVMGGVVRGLLVGTIVTFVSLFFVDLQVDHWGIIIATVFMTSVVFSLGGLINAVYAKTFDDISIIPTFVLTPLTYLGGVFYSISLLPEFWQGVSKINPIVYMVNAFRYGFLGVSDVGIVTSFSVLGVFVVALYAVAHYLVTRGIGLRS
- a CDS encoding ABC transporter ATP-binding protein, with protein sequence MYALEIEQLRKTYAGGFEALKGISLNVAKGDFYALLGPNGAGKSTTIGVISSLVNKTSGEVKVFGYDIDKDLELAKQNLGLVPQEFNFNQFETVEQIVLQQAGYYGVPKQLAKDRAKKYLTKLDLWEKRSERARNLSGGMKRRLMIARALMHEPQLLILDEPTAGVDIELRRSMWEFLKEINSQQGITIILTTHYLEEAEMLCRNIGIINKGELIENTTMKDLLGKLHVETFILDLAEGSSEPHLSGVNSQTFINGSLEIEIEKTQGLNAIFTQLTEQGIQVLSMRNKANRLEELFVSIVREGGK
- the can gene encoding carbonate dehydratase, encoding MPEIKQLFENNSKWSESIKAERPEYFAKLEQGQSPGFLWIGCSDSRVPAERLTGLYSGELFVHRNVANQVIHTDLNCLSVVQYAVDVLKVKHVIVCGHYGCGGVKAAIDNPQLGLINNWLLHIRDLYFKHRDYLETMPEQDRADKLGEINVVEQVYNLANSTIMQNAWERGQDIEIHGVVYGIGDGKLEYLGARSNSRESVDSSYQKAMESVLNPQHKLLCR
- a CDS encoding SulP family inorganic anion transporter, whose amino-acid sequence is MFVSRFEDMNLKGDLFGGVTTAIISLPLALAFGVASGAGAEAGLWGAIMVGLFAALFGGSNTLISEPTGPMTVIMTAVLTSMMAKYPETGMAMTFTVVMMAGAFQVLLGTLKLGKYVTLMPYSVISGFMSGIGVILIILQISPLLGQAAPAGGVMGTLSAIPDIVANMKFSELFLGLLTLGILFFFPKKYRRYVPAQLVALVAVTLLSVIIFDTESIRRIGEIPAGLPSLVIPHIDAAMFTEMVIDALVLGTLGCIDTLLTAVIGDSLTRKEHDSDKELRGQGLANIISGLFGALPGAGATMGTVTNIQVGARSPLSGVVRALMLALVVLVAGGLTEPIPMAVLAGIAVYVGFNILDWSFIQRAHKVSFAGMAVMYGVMLLTVFVDLIVAVGLGVFISNIIIIERLSREQARQVKAISDADEDDVPLTDSERGLLDMANGKVLFFYLSGPMIFSVSKAISRQHTSISDYEVMILDLTDVPMIDVTVGLALENAIKDALDANCQVYLLCPNEKTRQQLEKFHVIDLVPQDNTFKFRYEALRAAVKHVDTDEHQLEAV
- the hpt gene encoding hypoxanthine phosphoribosyltransferase, producing MKHTVEVMISEQEVSERVKELGKQISEHYKGSEDVVLVGLLRGSFVFMADLARAIDLTHQVDFMTASSYGNTMESSRDVRILKDLDDDIKGKDVLLVEDIIDTGNTLNKVKEILSLREPKSIEICTLLDKPSRREVAVDVKWIGFEIPDEFVVGVGIDYAQKYRHLPYIGKVVPQE
- the pcnB gene encoding polynucleotide adenylyltransferase PcnB; the protein is MHMNKNDYTPSESRAITELDLNIITRQEHNISRKKISDNALKVLYRLHGAGFDAYLVGGGVRDLLLGQAPKDFDIATNATPEQIRQLFKNCRLIGRRFRLAHIMFGRDIIEVATFRGHHQEPSKNVSQQSKEGMLLRDNVYGTIDEDAERRDFTVNAMYYSIGDYSIHDYAGGIEDLEDKLIRLLGDPETRYREDPVRMLRAIRFAVKLDFDIEEDTAEPIEELSTLLQDIPPARLYEESLKMLQSGHGLETYHLMREYNLFQQLFPTISEFFTEDYSSQTEQMLDLVLDSTDQRIEEGKRINPAFMFAAMLWYPLQEKAKQLMEKRKLSFYDAIMEASNYVLDDQVRTIAIPRRHTATIREIWQLQLRMPRRNGKRAFRLMELNKFRAGFDFLEMRGEIEQGDTELLAKWWETFQNAGRNMRQAMVADLDSSAEGLPKQRRRKNYRKKKPKASS